A region of Lycium barbarum isolate Lr01 chromosome 1, ASM1917538v2, whole genome shotgun sequence DNA encodes the following proteins:
- the LOC132637263 gene encoding uncharacterized protein LOC132637263 isoform X1, giving the protein MFNDDEPLAFKRMHEFSAVDGFAEITESLAEMIKFIANEPSVGLFYIQQHTHSAPNLTNLKNDIKEKSGEVTLHAEDSEDSVTLIRSMKDIGAPIANEMIKDLRHSVAVVLKKQPKKGLLRHPGSTFQIGRTSSWSPATRGRSTGPEPDREMASSYLSTVFRSAKEKANALSAAEAGFSFWVSEANDEELPLSSPTNNELQVMQVNKSMTPDQLHPSSENYEEVTADKEAKFEGWLGGKDNRNAGPGEK; this is encoded by the exons ATGTTCAA TGATGATGAACCTTTGGCCTTCAAGAGAATGCATGAATTTTCCGCAGTGGATGGCTTTGCAGAGATAACTGAATCCTTGGCAGAGATGATAAAGTTCATTGCAAATGAACCCTCCGTGGGGCTTTTCTACATTCAACAACATACTCATAGTGCGCCCAATCTTACCAATCTCAAGAATGATATTAAGGAAAAATCTGGTGAAGTGACTTTGCATGCAGAAGATTCAGAGGATTCTGTCACTTTGATCAGGTCAATGAAAGATATCGGCGCCCCGATTGCTAATGAGATGATTAAAGATCTGAGACATTCTGTAGCGGTCGTGTTGAAGAAGCAACCGAAAAAAGGATTACTAAGGCACCCTGGTTCGACTTTTCAGATAGGGAGAACTAGTTCTTGGAGTCCTGCCACTCGGGGTCGCAGTACAGGTCCAGAACCGGACCGGGAGATGGCTAGTAGTTATCTCTCAACCGTTTTCAG GTCAGCAAAAGAGAAAGCTAATGCATTATCAGCTGCAGAGGCGGGTTTTTCGTTCTGGGTTTCAGAGGCCAATGATGAAGAGTTGCCATTATCGAGTCCAACTAATAATGAGCTACAAGTGATGCAGGTGAATAAAAGCATGACCCCCGATCAACTACACCCTTCATCAGAAAACTATGAGGAAGTTACGGCTGATAAAGAAGCAAAATTCGAGGGGTGGTTGGGAGGGAAAGATAATCGTAATGCTGGTCCTGGAGAAAAATAA
- the LOC132637263 gene encoding uncharacterized protein LOC132637263 isoform X2 translates to MHEFSAVDGFAEITESLAEMIKFIANEPSVGLFYIQQHTHSAPNLTNLKNDIKEKSGEVTLHAEDSEDSVTLIRSMKDIGAPIANEMIKDLRHSVAVVLKKQPKKGLLRHPGSTFQIGRTSSWSPATRGRSTGPEPDREMASSYLSTVFRSAKEKANALSAAEAGFSFWVSEANDEELPLSSPTNNELQVMQVNKSMTPDQLHPSSENYEEVTADKEAKFEGWLGGKDNRNAGPGEK, encoded by the exons ATGCATGAATTTTCCGCAGTGGATGGCTTTGCAGAGATAACTGAATCCTTGGCAGAGATGATAAAGTTCATTGCAAATGAACCCTCCGTGGGGCTTTTCTACATTCAACAACATACTCATAGTGCGCCCAATCTTACCAATCTCAAGAATGATATTAAGGAAAAATCTGGTGAAGTGACTTTGCATGCAGAAGATTCAGAGGATTCTGTCACTTTGATCAGGTCAATGAAAGATATCGGCGCCCCGATTGCTAATGAGATGATTAAAGATCTGAGACATTCTGTAGCGGTCGTGTTGAAGAAGCAACCGAAAAAAGGATTACTAAGGCACCCTGGTTCGACTTTTCAGATAGGGAGAACTAGTTCTTGGAGTCCTGCCACTCGGGGTCGCAGTACAGGTCCAGAACCGGACCGGGAGATGGCTAGTAGTTATCTCTCAACCGTTTTCAG GTCAGCAAAAGAGAAAGCTAATGCATTATCAGCTGCAGAGGCGGGTTTTTCGTTCTGGGTTTCAGAGGCCAATGATGAAGAGTTGCCATTATCGAGTCCAACTAATAATGAGCTACAAGTGATGCAGGTGAATAAAAGCATGACCCCCGATCAACTACACCCTTCATCAGAAAACTATGAGGAAGTTACGGCTGATAAAGAAGCAAAATTCGAGGGGTGGTTGGGAGGGAAAGATAATCGTAATGCTGGTCCTGGAGAAAAATAA